A single window of Pyrus communis chromosome 10, drPyrComm1.1, whole genome shotgun sequence DNA harbors:
- the LOC137747397 gene encoding ATP-dependent Clp protease ATP-binding subunit CLPT1, chloroplastic-like: MASTSIALSALSISPSSTSQPHRNPSAYSSASLPRHLPPYNLSTTFLGSRLSIRIPNLKHMASKPRTAVATVLFSLPTAKPDRISTGENSKWSARAIKSFAMAELEARKLKYPNTGTEALFMGMLVEGTSLAAKFLRANGITLFKVRDETVNLLGKSDMYYFSPEHPPLTEPAQRALDWAFDQKLKSGENGEITVTHLLLGIWSEKESAGHKILASLGFDDDKATELSKFMDKDYDRSFK; this comes from the exons ATGGCATCCACCTCCATTGCACTCTCGGCTCTCTCAATATCACCCTCTTCTACCTCTCAACCCCACAGAAACCCTAGCGCCTACTCTTCTGCCTCCCTTCCCCGCCATCTTCCCCCCTACAACCTATCTACCACATTTCTCGGCTCAAGGCTTTCCATTCGAATTCCGAATCTAAAGCACATGGCTTCCAAGCCTCGGACGGCCGTCGCCACCGTCCTCTTCAGCCTCCCAACAGC gaAGCCCGACAGGATTTCTACTGGGGAAAACTCCAA ATGGTCCGCTAGAGCGATAAAGTCGTTTGCTATGGCTGAATTGGAAGCAAGGAAGCTTAAATATCCCAATACAGGGACCGAAGCACTTTTCATGGGGATGCTGGTTGAGG GAACTAGCCTAGCTGCAAAGTTTCTTAGAGCTAATGGAATCACGCTCTTCAAGGTTCGAGATGAAACTGTAAATTTACTTGGAAAATCAGACATGTACTATTTCAGCCCTGAGCATCCTCCATTAACTGAACCAGCTCAGAGGGCCCTTGACTGGGCTTTTGATCAGAAACTAAAATCAG GAGAAAATGGGGAAATAACAGTAACTCATCTGCTTCTTGGGATTTGGTCTGAAAAAGAGTCGGCAGGTCACAAGATCTTGGCTTCCCTAGGTTTTGATGATGATAAAGCTACAGAGCTTTCCAAATTT ATGGATAAGGATTATGATCGTAGCTTTAAATAA
- the LOC137748118 gene encoding uncharacterized protein — protein MVGEGGGTNNRVWWLGCRASIGDSSSGDNCNIVGGRNGGGGGGDGDNGVMLPVAVIGGGDENGSDGSNSGAGDGDGINNCKGGCYDGSGVGCGCGGDDCYDNDDVSGNGSCNYGASGGSCGCGGNGCYDNDNNVNGNCGSSGGGINGGGGASDDDYGGSNGRNDGDGNDTGDVR, from the exons ATGGTTGGAGAGGGTGGTGGTACTAATAATAGGGTGTGGTGGTTGGGGTGTAGAGCTAGCATTGGTGATAGCAGTAGTGGTGACAATTGCAACATAGTTGGCGGTcgcaatggtggtggtggtggtggtgatggcgaCAATGGTGTAATGTTGCCAGTTGCAGTCATAGGTGGTGGCGACGAAAATGGTAGCGATGGCAGTAATAGTGGGGCTGGCGATGGTGATGGTATTAACAATTGTAAAG GTGGTTGTTATGATGGCAGTGGTGTgggttgtggttgtggtggtgatGATTGCTATGATAACGATGATGTTAGTGGTAATGGCAGTTGTAATTATGGTGCTAGTGGTGGTAGCTGTGGTTGTGGTGGTAATGGTTGCTATGATAATGACAACAATGTTAATGGCAATT gtggtagtagtggtggtggcatcaacggtggtggtggtgctagTGATGATGATTACGGTGGCAGTAATGGTCGTAACGATGGTGATGGTAATGACACTGGTGATGTAAG GTGA